A single Plasmodium yoelii strain 17X genome assembly, chromosome: 10 DNA region contains:
- a CDS encoding PIR protein, with amino-acid sequence MDYQLCGRFDKLSNYLPDELSKSTNNDINSLGSIRDYCSNGESDGTGCKTDHDKINGGCRWLFEQNVVTRINDLSNEQLKVFIIYIMIWLNYMINLKKDGKINNLNDFYTNYIKNNMHYTKCNKGNKDCNITLNDKTGYNNFKKIIEENKCLMNIDINDISNFYAAFKSVCNMYTELDASNPNCKDYLEKAQEFVKKYNELNENSNNIDGSSYRQILSTLSTDYNNFKNYCTENGVDCNDIPSLSPIKTKENDLQGSEHISEVTSSSSSIASKLIPVLSIFGAIVFFLGISYKYSLFGSRKRSQKQHLREKLKK; translated from the exons atgGATTATCAGCtg TGTGGAAGGTTTGATAAATTGAGTAATTATTTACCCGATGAATTAAGCAAATCTAcaaataatgatattaatAGTTTAGGGAGTATTAGGGATTATTGCTCTAATGGAGAATCCGATGGAACAGGATGTAAGACTGATCacgataaaataaatggtgGATGTCGATGGTTGTTCGAGCAAAATGTTGTTACTAGGATTAATGATTTAAGTAATGAACAACTTAAAgtgtttattatatacattatgatatggttaaattatatgataaaCCTAAAGAAAGATGGAAAAATCAACAAtctaaatgatttttatactaattatataaaaaataatatgcattatACTAAGTGTAATAAAGGTAATAAAGATTGCAATATTAcattaaatgataaaacgggatataataattttaagaaAATCATAGAAGAAAACAAGTGTCTGATGAATATTgatattaatgatatatctaatttttatgcTGCATTTAAATCAGTATGTAACATGTATACTGAACTTGATGCAAGCAATCCAAATTGCAAGGATTATTTAGAAAAAGCTCaagaatttgttaaaaaatataatgaacttAATGAAAATTCTAATAATATTGATGGAAGTTCATATCGACAAATATTGTCTACTTTATCAACTGATtacaataattttaaaaattattgtacTGAAAATGGCGTTGATTGTAACGATATTCCATCCCTTTCACCgataaaaacaaaagaaaatgaCTTACAAGGTTCTGAACATATTTCTGAAgttacatcatcaagttcatCGATAGCaagcaaattaattccagttttatcgatatttggtgcaatagtattttttttaggaatttcttataag tattcgttatttggatctaggaaacgatctcaaaaacaacatttaagagaaaagctaaaaaaataa